One Erinaceus europaeus chromosome 5, mEriEur2.1, whole genome shotgun sequence genomic window carries:
- the RPL37 gene encoding large ribosomal subunit protein eL37 has protein sequence MVSAERRVSQSLSIPRLRVAWPPGAAGEPRLPGQGRRRAGRGRAPGLGGRERDGRSPPGAAAAVPAARRALARPGPRRLRRPPPALSARAPRPPQTKGTSSFGKRRNKTHTLCRRCGSKAYHLQKAACGKCGYPAKRKRKYNWSAKAKRRNTTGTGRMRHLKIVYRRFRHGFREGTTPKPKRAAAAASSSA, from the exons ATGGTGAGTGCGGAGCGGCGGGTCTCGCAATCGCTTTCCATCCCGCGCCTCCGCGTCGCCTGGCCGCCCGGCGCTGCGGGGGAACCCAGACTCCCGGGCCAGGGGCGCCGGCGGGCAGGGCGGGGGCGCGCGCCGGGCCTCGGAGGGCGGGAGCGGGACGGCCGCTCTCCGCCGGGTGCCGCGGCCGCCGTCCCCGCCGCACGGCGCGCTCTCGCGAGACCCGGGCCGC GGCGGCTCCGGCGTCCTCCGCCCGCGCTCAgcgcccgcgccccgcgccccccgcAGACGAAGGGGACGTCGTCGTTCGGGAAGCGGCGCAACAAGACGCACACGCTGTGCCGGCGCTGCGGCTCCAAGGCCTACCACCTGCAGAAGGCGGCGTGCGGCAAGTGCGGCTACCCCGCCAAGCGCAAGCGCAAGT ACAACTGGAGCGCCAAGGCCAAGCGGCGCAACACCACGGGCACCGGCCGCATGCGGCACCTGAAGATCGTCTACCGCAGGTTCAG GCACGGATTCCGAGAGGGAACGACCCCCAAGCCCAAGAGGGCGGCGGCTGCAGCCTCCAGCTCGGCGTGA